A single window of Leclercia adecarboxylata DNA harbors:
- the cspE gene encoding transcription antiterminator/RNA stability regulator CspE, protein MSKIKGNVKWFNESKGFGFITPEDGSKDVFVHFSAIQSNGFKTLAEGQRVEFEITNGAKGPSAANVIAL, encoded by the coding sequence ATGTCTAAGATTAAAGGTAACGTTAAGTGGTTTAATGAATCCAAAGGATTCGGTTTCATTACTCCGGAAGATGGCAGCAAAGACGTGTTCGTACACTTCTCTGCAATCCAGAGCAATGGTTTCAAAACCCTGGCTGAAGGTCAGCGCGTTGAGTTTGAAATCACTAACGGTGCCAAAGGCCCTTCTGCTGCTAACGTCATCGCTCTGTAA
- the pagP gene encoding lipid IV(A) palmitoyltransferase PagP yields the protein MAKDVPPLRAWVKTIHNDMIETWEEPQHYDLYVPAITWHARFAYDKEKTDRYNERPWGAGFGQSRWDEKGNWHGLYAMAFKDSYNKWEPIAGYGWEKIWRPLADDNFHLGLGFTAAVTARDNWNYIPVPLVLPLASVGYGPATFQMTYIPGTYNNGNVYFAWMRFQF from the coding sequence ATGGCTAAAGACGTTCCTCCTCTCAGAGCCTGGGTCAAAACTATCCACAACGATATGATTGAAACCTGGGAAGAACCTCAACATTACGATCTCTACGTGCCAGCGATTACCTGGCATGCCCGCTTCGCGTACGACAAGGAGAAGACCGATCGCTACAATGAGCGGCCGTGGGGCGCGGGCTTTGGTCAGTCACGCTGGGATGAAAAAGGCAACTGGCATGGCCTTTACGCGATGGCGTTTAAAGACTCTTACAATAAATGGGAGCCTATTGCGGGCTACGGCTGGGAGAAAATCTGGCGACCGCTGGCAGATGATAATTTCCATCTGGGCCTTGGCTTTACCGCCGCCGTCACGGCGCGCGATAACTGGAATTACATCCCCGTTCCGCTGGTCTTGCCGCTGGCCTCGGTAGGGTACGGCCCGGCCACTTTCCAGATGACCTATATCCCGGGCACCTATAACAACGGCAACGTCTACTTCGCCTGGATGCGCTTCCAGTTTTAA
- the crcB gene encoding fluoride efflux transporter CrcB, which yields MFQLLLAVFIGGGTGSVARWLLSMRFNPLHQQIPFGTLTANLLGAFIIGLGLAWFNRMTHIDPVWKVLITTGFCGGLTTFSTFSAEVVFLLQDGRAAWALLNIAVNLLGSLMMTALAFWLISAVNAH from the coding sequence GTGTTTCAACTTCTTTTAGCTGTTTTTATCGGTGGGGGCACAGGAAGCGTGGCGCGCTGGCTGTTGAGCATGCGGTTTAACCCTCTGCACCAGCAGATCCCGTTCGGCACCCTTACGGCCAATCTTCTCGGCGCTTTTATCATTGGGCTGGGTCTGGCGTGGTTCAACCGAATGACCCATATCGATCCTGTCTGGAAAGTCCTTATCACCACCGGCTTTTGCGGCGGGCTGACTACCTTTTCAACGTTCTCCGCAGAGGTGGTGTTTCTGTTGCAGGATGGACGTGCGGCCTGGGCGCTCCTGAACATTGCGGTCAATCTGCTGGGTTCGCTAATGATGACCGCGCTCGCATTTTGGTTAATTTCTGCGGTGAATGCTCACTAA